One Candidatus Marsarchaeota archaeon DNA segment encodes these proteins:
- a CDS encoding carbamate kinase → MKTVIALGGNAILREGDRPTYANQYARIRATAAQIAKIAKRGGKLLITHGNGPQVGDELLRNWYAKQKVPPFPLYLLNAETQATVGSMIVTALSNEFIRQRIRRQVVAVITHVEVDANDPAFKRPDKPVGPFYTHAELAKELKHEKFSYVPEKGLYRRVEPSPSPKAVLEIDAIGEVFESGAVVVAGGGGGVPVIRRHGAYVGTSAVLDKDRTTQLLANKLGADTMLMLTNVGYLYKNYHDRGSAIRSISAERLKRMLPSLEAGTIRPKASACVSFIENGGRRAYIGNLSGLDAMLDGTAGTTITK, encoded by the coding sequence GTGAAAACCGTAATAGCGCTTGGCGGCAACGCTATATTGCGCGAAGGCGACAGGCCGACGTACGCAAATCAGTACGCCAGAATAAGGGCCACCGCTGCGCAGATCGCGAAGATAGCCAAGCGCGGCGGCAAGCTGCTAATAACGCACGGCAACGGGCCGCAGGTCGGCGATGAGCTCCTGCGCAACTGGTACGCCAAGCAAAAGGTTCCCCCATTCCCGCTCTATCTGCTCAACGCAGAGACGCAGGCGACTGTAGGGAGCATGATTGTCACTGCGCTGTCGAACGAATTCATAAGGCAGCGCATTCGAAGGCAAGTGGTTGCCGTGATTACGCATGTTGAGGTCGATGCCAACGATCCCGCATTCAAGCGGCCAGACAAGCCTGTCGGGCCATTTTATACGCACGCTGAGCTTGCCAAGGAACTGAAGCACGAGAAATTCAGTTACGTGCCAGAGAAGGGATTGTATAGGCGTGTTGAGCCGTCGCCAAGCCCAAAGGCTGTGCTTGAGATAGACGCGATCGGGGAGGTGTTTGAGAGTGGTGCAGTGGTCGTGGCAGGCGGAGGCGGCGGCGTGCCTGTCATCAGGCGCCATGGCGCATACGTAGGCACAAGCGCTGTGCTTGATAAGGACAGAACGACACAGCTGCTAGCAAACAAGCTTGGCGCAGACACGATGCTCATGCTCACCAATGTAGGCTATCTGTACAAAAACTACCATGACAGGGGCTCAGCCATACGCTCGATAAGCGCCGAAAGGCTCAAGCGCATGCTGCCTAGCCTCGAAGCCGGCACGATAAGGCCGAAAGCCTCTGCATGCGTCAGCTTCATCGAGAACGGTGGCCGGAGGGCCTACATAGGCAACCTCTCGGGCCTCGATGCCATGCTTGACGGTACGGCCGGAACGACGATAACCAAGTAA
- a CDS encoding winged helix-turn-helix domain-containing protein → MSKTFETKAMLIESLRSGRKTVTQLSEELGLSKATVSQHIAELKHMGKVVEDDNSHFRRMKYFKLSNSYSRGEAKAMPHWQVYGVVIAVVAAVIGGGAMAYYGAYAAAHAHTVSGVPSGTAPGAFACPALFFYSTANYSDVSTVVDGIASGSPCYLTYVNFSNSTLDIGTGTIYRSANGKVDVPGVGYSYTLTAGQIAKLESESSNGECWADNAMRFFNVSYMKPQSCVTGIYS, encoded by the coding sequence ATGAGCAAGACATTCGAGACCAAGGCCATGCTGATTGAGAGCCTGCGCTCAGGTAGGAAAACTGTTACGCAGCTCAGCGAAGAGCTTGGCCTGTCCAAGGCCACGGTCAGCCAGCATATAGCAGAGCTCAAGCACATGGGGAAGGTTGTAGAGGATGACAACAGCCATTTCAGGCGCATGAAGTATTTCAAGCTCAGTAACAGCTATTCGCGCGGAGAAGCCAAAGCGATGCCGCATTGGCAGGTATATGGCGTAGTAATAGCAGTTGTGGCTGCCGTAATAGGAGGCGGCGCGATGGCTTATTACGGGGCATACGCTGCCGCGCACGCGCATACCGTTTCAGGAGTTCCTAGTGGAACTGCGCCAGGTGCATTCGCCTGCCCGGCGCTGTTCTTTTACAGCACGGCCAATTACAGTGATGTAAGCACAGTAGTCGACGGCATAGCTTCAGGCTCACCGTGTTACCTTACATACGTAAATTTCAGCAACTCGACGCTTGACATAGGCACCGGAACAATTTATCGCTCGGCCAATGGCAAAGTCGACGTGCCGGGAGTGGGCTATTCTTACACGCTCACTGCAGGGCAGATCGCCAAGCTCGAGAGCGAGTCGTCCAATGGCGAGTGCTGGGCGGACAATGCTATGAGGTTCTTCAACGTCAGCTACATGAAGCCGCAGAGCTGCGTAACTGGAATATACTCGTGA